The proteins below come from a single Cannabis sativa cultivar Pink pepper isolate KNU-18-1 chromosome 3, ASM2916894v1, whole genome shotgun sequence genomic window:
- the LOC115711540 gene encoding zinc finger protein SHOOT GRAVITROPISM 5: protein MEEDDQKELQLLPSRPLDHGSNSIIRYNNNNLRSKNHHHLHHDLRRQNNNRGRPFNNNNGPGLNLQLSISLRPTTTTEEEEEEDDHFRTVLAGPICECVDGQDLTILVDDDDDDDNNNDDDQKKCVEALKWQAAEQIRLAAMEKAYAERVRELTRREMELAQSEFARARHMWERAREEVEKAEIMKEKATTNNTTSITTATTSFSNSSSSSSHNNRHHHQILDMMNINSSSSSTCMEITCQSCRQRFRPNYN, encoded by the coding sequence ATGGAAGAAGACGACCAAAAAGAGTTGCAACTTCTGCCATCTCGACCGTTGGATCACGGTTCTAATTCAATCATaaggtataataataataacctcCGATCAaaaaatcatcatcatcttcatcacgATCTTCGTCGACAGAATAACAATCGTGGCCGTccgtttaataataataatgggcCGGGCCTCAATTTACAACTCTCGATCAGTCTAAGGCCCACTACGAcgacagaagaagaagaagaagaggatgaTCATTTTCGTACGGTATTAGCTGGGCCTATCTGCGAATGCGTGGACGGTCAGGATCTAACGATATTAGTGGACGACGACGATGACgatgataataataatgatgatgatcAGAAAAAATGTGTTGAGGCGCTGAAGTGGCAAGCCGCTGAGCAGATAAGGCTGGCGGCTATGGAGAAAGCTTATGCTGAGAGAGTAAGGGAGCTGACTAGGAGAGAGATGGAGCTGGCTCAGTCGGAATTCGCACGTGCCAGGCACATGTGGGAGAGAGCTAGAGAAGAGGTTGAGAAAGCTGAGATTATGAAGGAAAAGGCTACTACTAATAATACTACTTCTATTACTACCGCAACGACGTCGTTTTCtaattcctcttcttcttcatctcatAATAATCGTCATCACCATCAGATCTTGGATATGATGAATAttaattcttcttcttcttctacgtGCATGGAGATCACTTGCCAGTCTTGCAGACAAAGGTTTAGgcctaattataattaa
- the LOC133035746 gene encoding uncharacterized protein LOC133035746 yields MDLDLALRMDRPASLTDTSTSEQRRIYEKWDRSNRMSLMIIKRGIPEAFRGAVSEEVTDATTFLAEIEKRFAKSDKAETSTLLKKLISMKFKGKENIREYIMEMSHLASKLKALKLELSDDLLVHLVLISLPPQFSQFKVSYNCQREKWTLNELISFCVQEEERLKQEKTESAHLASTSKDKGKKRKNEAAKDKGPAHKKQTQTNSDDGCFFCNMKGHMKKECAKYIAWRAKKGLPELPKAK; encoded by the exons ATGGATCTTGACCTTGCATTAAGGATGGATCGTCCTGCTTCTCTTACGGATACCAGTACCTCCGAGCAAAGGAGGATTTATGAGAAGTGGGACCGTTCAAACCGCATGAGTCTTATGATCATCAAGCGTGGCATACCTGAGGCTTTTAGGGGTGCGGTGTCCGAGGAGGTCACCGATGCCACAACTTTCCTTGCTGAAATTGAGAAGCGCTTTGCAAAAAGCGATAAGGCGGAAACAAGtactcttttaaagaaacttatttccatgaagtttaagggcaaggaaaacataagggagtacattatggaaatgtcTCACCTTGCTTCAAAGTTGAAGGCACTAAAGCTTGAGCTTTCGGATGACTTGCTTGTGCATTTAGTGCTTATCTCTCTTCCTCCACAATTCAGTCAATTTAAGGTCAGTTACAACTGCCAAAGGGAGAAGTGGACTCTTAATGAGCTCATTTCAttttgtgttcaagaggaagaaagattgaagcaagaaaagactgaaagtgctcatttggcaagcacctctaaggataagggcaagaaaagaaagaatgaggCTGCTAAGGATAAAGGTCCTGCACATAAGAAACAAACTCAAACCAACAGTGATGATGGTTGTTTCTTTTGCAACATGAAAGGACACATGAAGAAAGAATGTGCTAAGTACATTGCATGGCGAGCAAAGAAAG ggttgcctgagTTACCGAAAGCCAAATGA
- the LOC115709441 gene encoding uncharacterized protein LOC115709441 gives MNSRDLTLLSSATIFGALASALACRLFFFFNHSTKQSLRVDSSDKVVVPRNCSSQSPFDPSKRKGYLSWDDYFMAIAFLSAERSKDPNRQVGACLVTQNGVILGIGYNGFPRGCSDDKLPWAKKSRSGDPLQTKYPYVCHAEVNAILNTNHASAAGQKLYVTMFPCNECAKIIIQSGVSEVIYFVEKKLNDVNVAYIASHKLLSMAGVKVRKHQPQMNQILINFEEP, from the exons ATGAACTCTCGCGACCTCACTCTGCTTTCTTCGGCTACCATTTTCGGTGCCTTAGCATCCGCACTCGCTTGCcgcttattcttcttcttcaaccatTCCACTAAGCAATCTCTCCGAGTCGATTCATCTGATAAAGTTGTCGTTCCGAGAAATTGCTCTTCCCAGAGCCCTTTTGATCCCTCAAAACGAAAAGG aTATTTGTCTTGGGATGATTATTTCATGGCAATTGCATTCTTATCAGCTGAAAGATCCAAAGATCCCAACAGGCAG GTTGGAGCATGCTTGGTGACTCAAAATGGTGTAATTCTTG GCATTGGTTACAATGGTTTTCCTAGAGGTTGTTCGGATGATAAGCTTCCATGGGCAAAG AAATCAAGAAGTGGGGATCCTTTACAGACAAAGTATCC ttATGTCTGTCATGCTGAAGTCAATGCTATTCTAAATACAAATCATGCCTCAGCTGCTGGACAG AAGCTTTATGTAACCATGTTCCCTTGCAATGAGTGCGCCAAGATTATTATTCAG TCAGGTGTCTCCGAAGTGATATATTTTGTTGAGAAAAAGTTAAACGATGTAAATGTTGCATATATTGCTTCTCACAAACTACTGTCAATGGCTGGTGTTAAA GTTAGGAAGCATCAACCGCAAATGAACCAgattttaatcaatttcgagGAGCCCTAA
- the LOC115709440 gene encoding probable inactive purple acid phosphatase 27: MGLIIINKLGNMKRIMLIIMVTLSLLSSVWGHNIVIPYDEQPLSKINILKTQLDFQGTASISAKPLQLYQKGRMEVELEAEWVTVTVKNSKPSNDDWVGVFSPGKFDSSSCPPKGPEDQELESPYICSAPIKFQYANYSSKDYVKTGKASLKFLLINMRSDFSFALFSGGYSAPKLVSVSNLLSVFANPKAPLYPRLALGKSWDEMTVTWTSGYNIDEAVPFVEWGLKGETQLRSPAGTLTYDRNSMCGAPARTVGWHHPGFIHTSFLKDLWPNSQYSYRMGHRLVNGSYVWSKSYSFKSSPYPGQDSLQRVIIMGDMGKAERDGSNEYANTQPGSLNTTDQLIRDLKNYDILFHIGDMAYADGYLSEWDQFIAQVSPISSAVPYMIASGNHERDWPNSGSFWDTTDSGGECGVPAETLYYVPADNRAKFWYSADYGMFKFCVADSEHDWRAGSEQYAWIEKCLASADRRKQPWLIFIAHRVLGYSSNYWYGQEGSFSEPEGRDDLQKLWQKYKVDIAFFGHVHNYERICPIYQNQCVNDEKSHFSGVVNGTIHVVTGGGGKSLAKFSSLSPVWSVYRDYDWGFVKLTAFNHSSLLFEYKKSRDGEVYDSFTVYREYKDVLACVHDSCEPTTLAN, encoded by the exons TAATAATAATGGTGACATTATCATTATTATCTTCAGTTTGGGGTCATAATATTGTAATACCATACGATGAACAACCACTATCCAAGATTAACATTCTTAAAACCCAGCTTGATTTTCAGGGCACTGCCTCTATTTCTGCTAAACCTCTTCAACTTTATCAAAag GGACGTATGGAAGTTGAACTAGAAGCAGAATGGGTTACTGTGACTGTTAAAAACTCCAAACCCTCCAATGATGACTGGGTTGGTGTGTTTTCTCCAGGGAAATTCGA CTCATCGAGTTGCCCACCTAAAGGACCAGAGGACCAAGAGCTAGAATCGCCATACATATGCTCTGCTCCAATAAAg TTTCAGTATGCCAATTATTCAAGTAAAGATTATGTGAAGACTGGAAAAGCGAGCTTGAAGTTCTTGTTAATTAATATGAGATCTGATTTTTCTTTTGCTTTATTTTCGGGAGGCTACTCAGCT CCCAAATTGGTGTCGGTATCTAATTTGCTATCAGTATTTGCTAATCCAAAAGCACCACTCTATCCACGCCTTGCCCTAGGAAAATCTTGGGATGAA ATGACAGTGACATGGACAAGTGGTTATAACATAGATGAAGCTGTTCCATTTGTTGAATGGGGTCTTAAAGGAGAAACCCAACTACGATCACCTGCTGGAACTTTAACATATGATCGCAACAGCATGTGTG gTGCACCTGCAAGAACAGTTGGTTGGCATCATCCTGGTTTCATACATACAAGTTTTCTCAAAGACTTGTGGCCAAATTCTCA GTACAGTTATAGAATGGGTCATCGTTTAGTGAATGGTTCATATGTATGGAGCAAATCTTACTCTTTCAAATCCTCACCATATCCTGGACAAGACTCTTTACAACGTGTTATTATAATGGGTGACATGGGAAAG GCTGAACGAGATGGGTCGAATGAGTATGCAAACACCCAGCCAGGCTCACTTAACACCACAGACCAACTCATAAGAGACCTTAAGAACTATGACATACTTTTCCATATTGGTGATATGGCATATGCTGATGGGTACCTTTCTGAGTGGGACCAATTCATAGCACAAGTCTCACCCATTTCTTCAGCCGTGCCATATATGATTGCTAG TGGTAATCATGAACGTGATTGGCCGAATTCAGGGTCGTTTTGGGATACTACTGATTCTGGTGGTGAATGTGGTGTGCCAGCTGAGACTCTCTACTATGTTCCAGCTGATAATCGAGCCAAATTTTG GTACTCGGCAGATTATGGGATGTTTAAATTTTGTGTAGCAGACAGTGAGCATGATTGGAGAGCAGGATCAGAACAGTATGCATGGATTGAGAAATGTCTTGCATCAGCAGATAGAAGAAAACAACCTTGGTTGATCTTCATAGCTCATCGTGTACTTGGCTATTCCTCTAACTATTGGTATGGCCAAGAAGGCTCATTTTCAGAGCCTGAGGGAAGAGATGACCTCCAAAAGCTTTGGCAAAAATATAAGGTGGACATAGCTTTCTTTGGTCATGTTCACAACTATGAAAGGATATGCCCCATTTACCAG AACCAATGTGTGAACGATGAAAAATCACATTTCAGTGGTGTTGTAAACGGAACAATTCATGTGGTTACTGGAGGAGGAGGAAAAAGTTTGGCCAAGTTTAGTAGCTTGTCTCCGGTGTGGAGTGTCTACAGAGATTATGATTGGGGATTTGTCAAGCTTACTGCCTTTAATCACTCATCACTGCTCTTTGAATACAAGAAAAGTCGAGATGGTGAGGTATATGACTCCTTTACTGTTTACAGGGAGTACAAGGATGTTTTGGCCTGTGTCCACGACAGTTGTGAACCAACTACTTTGGCAAACTAG